The proteins below come from a single Mesobacillus jeotgali genomic window:
- a CDS encoding sensor histidine kinase codes for MNFQKTINKAASWLNRLSLQQKLIALYIIIIIIPIIIFISIYSSNVYDRAINEIRIKSENALEIEKIHIKNNIESMRRTAQMVVSDIEFIDFVKSRNEANIDQLIDFRMNELSNVTRLQANNPAIENIRLYTTNPYITEMWPILFKEDRIMDKPWREEVINRNGMEVWWFDQQTEDVLERLPSQNTAKISLLRELDYPKDEHLGIIEINMFLKNFFPKMFGTVQDPDSVYVVIDKDNNMIRNFHHTYFEDEGIDTEELKLKFNKSKHEGTGSFQFENNETPYLVITAYIDDLDAYLLNVISLEGLYAETAKTRNVIFSGIIFLVIILSFVTYVLVLLLLKKMYKLKDSMKRVEQGDFSVDVEIGGQDEISELAFHFKSLLGKMNGLIAEAVNKQATAKETELKALKTQIDSHFLYNTLENIKMMAEIEGQYPISDAVTSLGEMMRYNLKWKNDFVVLDEELNYIKNYVEIMNLRLDGLLTLNIDVPQELYDQEVLKMSLQPIVENAIKHGIIPNDQKNEGILQVNARCSEDHIIIEIKDNGVGMTKEECESLNLSIQTGVKNQFSGSKGGNGIGIHNVNERIQLYYGPEYGVFVTSEKGAFTMVTVKMPCKIMKGGSQSV; via the coding sequence ATGAATTTTCAAAAAACAATTAACAAAGCTGCATCATGGTTAAATCGACTTTCCCTGCAGCAAAAGCTGATTGCCTTATATATCATTATTATCATTATTCCTATTATTATTTTCATCTCTATTTATTCCAGTAACGTGTATGACAGAGCGATCAATGAAATCAGGATTAAAAGTGAAAATGCTCTTGAAATCGAGAAAATCCATATAAAAAACAATATTGAATCAATGAGACGAACGGCTCAAATGGTCGTTTCGGACATAGAATTCATTGATTTTGTGAAAAGCAGGAACGAAGCAAATATTGATCAGTTGATTGATTTCAGAATGAATGAGCTTTCGAATGTTACCAGGCTGCAGGCTAATAACCCAGCGATTGAAAATATCCGCCTGTATACCACCAATCCATATATAACCGAAATGTGGCCGATTCTCTTTAAAGAAGATCGAATCATGGATAAGCCATGGAGAGAAGAGGTCATCAACAGGAATGGGATGGAGGTTTGGTGGTTCGACCAGCAGACAGAAGATGTCCTTGAAAGACTGCCATCGCAAAACACAGCGAAAATCTCATTGCTGCGGGAATTGGATTACCCGAAGGATGAACATTTAGGCATCATCGAAATCAATATGTTCCTTAAAAACTTTTTCCCCAAGATGTTCGGAACGGTGCAGGACCCTGATTCGGTCTATGTCGTCATCGATAAGGATAACAACATGATCAGGAATTTCCATCACACCTATTTTGAAGATGAGGGAATTGACACTGAAGAACTCAAACTTAAATTCAATAAATCAAAACACGAAGGCACCGGCAGTTTTCAATTCGAAAACAATGAAACCCCTTATCTTGTCATCACTGCCTATATTGATGATTTGGATGCCTATCTGCTGAATGTCATTTCGCTTGAAGGCCTATATGCGGAAACGGCCAAGACGAGGAATGTCATTTTTAGCGGAATTATCTTCCTAGTTATCATTCTTTCTTTTGTCACCTATGTACTGGTTTTATTGCTCCTGAAAAAAATGTACAAATTGAAAGATTCAATGAAGCGAGTAGAACAGGGCGACTTTTCTGTTGATGTTGAAATTGGTGGGCAAGATGAGATTTCGGAGCTGGCATTTCATTTTAAAAGTCTCCTTGGTAAAATGAATGGATTGATCGCCGAAGCTGTCAACAAGCAGGCAACAGCAAAAGAAACAGAATTAAAGGCGTTGAAAACCCAAATTGATTCTCACTTCCTTTACAACACATTGGAAAACATCAAGATGATGGCAGAAATAGAAGGACAGTATCCTATTTCTGATGCTGTCACCTCCCTTGGTGAGATGATGCGCTACAATCTTAAATGGAAGAATGACTTTGTAGTACTTGATGAAGAGCTGAATTATATAAAGAACTATGTGGAGATTATGAATCTGCGTTTGGATGGCTTGTTAACCTTGAACATTGATGTCCCCCAGGAACTGTATGACCAGGAAGTTCTGAAAATGTCGCTGCAGCCGATCGTTGAGAATGCAATCAAACATGGAATCATTCCTAACGACCAGAAAAATGAAGGCATCCTGCAGGTGAATGCGAGATGTTCAGAGGACCATATCATCATTGAGATAAAAGATAATGGTGTGGGGATGACAAAAGAAGAGTGCGAGTCGCTCAACTTATCCATTCAAACAGGGGTGAAAAATCAATTCTCTGGTTCTAAAGGTGGAAATGGTATAGGTATCCATAATGTGAATGAAAGAATCCAGCTTTACTACGGGCCGGAGTATGGAGTGTTTGTGACAAGTGAGAAAGGCGCATTCACAATGGTGACGGTAAAAATGCCTTGTAAAATCATGAAAGGAGGCAGCCAAAGTGTATAA
- a CDS encoding extracellular solute-binding protein has translation MRRKFFSKGFSLLLVLSLVLALFSGCSSKTNENASDEKDADKPKATADAPGWQSNKEPITFDWYVNFSWFAHKWGDDAVSKYVTDKTGVSVNFISPAGNEAEKMNTMIASGKLPDFITIGWWEDAVKKMIEGELVLPLNELADQYDPYFYKVADGAKIEWYKQEDGNTYGYPNASSSPKDFDKYKDLKPSNQTFLVRKDMYEAIGSPDMSTPEGFLKALEAAKKEFPEVNGAPLIPFGLNEFTDVGNTSLEGYLQNFLNIPMEKDGKVYDRSQDPEYLAWLKTFREANDKGLLAKDIFIDKRPQMEEKISQGRYFAMLYQRSDLAAQQHALYAKDPNSVYIAVDGPANSNGDGPALAGDSISGWTVTLISKDVKDKERAIQFLTYMISEEGQMDLYMGKEGETYDMVNGKPEFKPEVLDLLNKDRAAFDQQYGASFKYWMLMDTNMSLAWAPPASEPFKQMEDWTKGKTVSYAEFDGISPTGTSAEGVAASKIAQEWGKTLPKLLLAKSDKEFDKIFEGFLKKRDSFGYEKVEKYQQEIYEKNKEKLDAAK, from the coding sequence ATGAGGAGAAAATTCTTTTCCAAAGGCTTTTCACTATTGCTTGTTCTGTCATTGGTTTTAGCACTATTTTCAGGCTGTTCTAGTAAGACAAATGAAAACGCTTCCGATGAAAAGGACGCGGACAAACCAAAGGCAACGGCTGATGCACCCGGCTGGCAATCCAATAAAGAACCTATTACGTTTGATTGGTACGTTAACTTTTCCTGGTTCGCACATAAATGGGGCGACGATGCTGTTTCCAAGTATGTAACAGATAAAACTGGTGTTTCAGTCAACTTTATCTCACCTGCTGGTAACGAAGCAGAAAAAATGAACACAATGATCGCATCTGGAAAACTTCCTGATTTCATCACGATTGGCTGGTGGGAAGATGCTGTTAAGAAGATGATCGAAGGCGAGCTTGTCCTTCCATTAAATGAACTTGCAGATCAATATGATCCATATTTTTATAAAGTAGCAGATGGAGCAAAAATCGAGTGGTATAAGCAAGAAGATGGCAACACATATGGCTACCCGAACGCTTCTTCTTCACCAAAGGATTTTGACAAATATAAAGACCTTAAGCCTTCTAACCAGACTTTCCTTGTTAGAAAAGATATGTATGAAGCAATTGGCAGCCCTGATATGAGCACTCCAGAAGGATTCTTGAAGGCACTTGAAGCTGCTAAGAAGGAATTCCCTGAAGTGAATGGTGCACCATTGATTCCATTTGGTTTGAATGAGTTTACTGATGTAGGTAATACTTCTCTTGAAGGCTATCTGCAAAACTTCCTGAACATTCCTATGGAAAAAGACGGAAAGGTTTATGACCGCAGCCAGGATCCTGAGTATCTTGCATGGTTAAAGACTTTCAGAGAAGCAAATGACAAAGGACTTCTTGCAAAGGATATCTTTATCGATAAGCGTCCGCAAATGGAAGAGAAAATCTCACAAGGCCGTTACTTCGCAATGCTTTACCAGCGCAGTGACCTTGCAGCACAACAGCACGCATTGTATGCAAAAGATCCTAACTCAGTTTATATCGCAGTAGACGGACCAGCTAACTCAAATGGAGATGGACCAGCATTAGCAGGTGACAGCATCTCAGGCTGGACAGTTACTTTGATTTCTAAGGATGTAAAAGATAAAGAAAGAGCGATCCAGTTCCTGACTTACATGATCAGTGAAGAAGGACAAATGGATCTTTACATGGGTAAAGAAGGCGAAACGTATGATATGGTTAACGGTAAGCCTGAATTCAAGCCAGAAGTACTTGATCTATTGAACAAAGACCGCGCAGCATTTGACCAGCAGTATGGCGCATCATTCAAATATTGGATGCTGATGGATACAAACATGAGCCTTGCGTGGGCACCTCCTGCTTCTGAACCATTCAAGCAAATGGAAGACTGGACAAAAGGCAAAACAGTCAGCTATGCAGAATTTGATGGCATCAGCCCAACTGGAACTTCAGCTGAAGGTGTAGCAGCAAGCAAGATCGCACAGGAATGGGGCAAAACTCTTCCTAAGCTCCTTTTAGCTAAATCAGATAAAGAGTTCGATAAAATCTTTGAAGGCTTCCTCAAGAAGCGTGACTCTTTCGGCTATGAAAAAGTGGAAAAGTACCAGCAGGAAATCTATGAAAAGAACAAAGAGAAACTTGATGCAGCAAAATAA
- a CDS encoding carbohydrate ABC transporter permease, translating into MFKLFKRNRRTTSEYIFDNINILIMLFICAITLYPIWYVLVNSLNDGVDAMRGGIYWWPREFTLENYKAVFETQGIVTSFGVTIAKTVIGTITHVFFTAMVAYAISRRDLYGRNFYMLVGVITMFFSGGLIPYFLLIRDLGLFDNFLVYIIPTMFNFFHLIIFVSFFRELPTSLEEAAKMDGANDFMIFIKVIIPLSMPVIATIALFQGVYQWNDYFAGVIFVNNPDLQPIQTYLYKVVAESSSNQMMTNAAGSIATKTVTSQSIKLATMVVTTLPIMLVYPFLQKYFVKGMLIGSVKG; encoded by the coding sequence GTGTTTAAGCTTTTTAAACGGAACCGGCGAACAACAAGCGAATACATCTTTGACAACATTAACATTCTGATCATGCTCTTTATCTGTGCCATTACGCTCTACCCAATCTGGTATGTACTCGTCAATTCATTGAATGATGGTGTGGACGCCATGAGAGGCGGGATTTACTGGTGGCCGCGAGAATTTACTTTGGAAAACTACAAGGCTGTTTTTGAAACCCAGGGTATTGTCACATCATTTGGCGTGACAATTGCCAAAACGGTTATCGGGACGATCACCCATGTATTCTTTACCGCAATGGTTGCTTATGCAATTTCAAGACGTGACCTTTACGGCAGGAACTTCTACATGCTGGTCGGTGTCATCACAATGTTTTTTAGCGGCGGATTGATTCCTTACTTCCTGTTGATCAGGGATCTAGGATTGTTTGATAACTTCCTTGTATATATCATTCCAACAATGTTTAACTTCTTCCACTTAATCATTTTTGTATCATTCTTCAGGGAGCTGCCAACGTCTCTGGAGGAAGCAGCAAAAATGGACGGCGCAAATGACTTTATGATTTTTATCAAAGTAATCATCCCGCTTTCAATGCCGGTTATTGCTACCATTGCATTGTTCCAGGGAGTATACCAGTGGAACGACTACTTTGCCGGAGTCATCTTTGTGAATAATCCAGACCTGCAGCCGATCCAGACTTATTTATACAAAGTAGTTGCTGAGTCAAGCTCAAACCAGATGATGACGAATGCAGCAGGGTCGATTGCCACGAAGACGGTAACATCTCAGTCTATCAAATTGGCAACGATGGTTGTTACTACACTTCCAATCATGTTAGTCTATCCATTCCTGCAAAAGTACTTTGTAAAAGGAATGCTGATTGGATCTGTAAAAGGTTGA
- a CDS encoding ABC transporter permease: protein MVEPTKKEKYKKIKKTIISQKYLQTMALLGVVWMFIFNYIPMYGLIIAFKEYSIIKTISEAPWVGLMQFKEFLQDENFWIVLKNTLGISLIKLIIGFPLPIIFALLLNELTSMKLKKAVQTISYLPHFISWVVLGGILTTWLADIGVLNDILLGLGLISERTNFLASPDNFWAIVILSDIWKELGWSAIIYLAAIAGVSPELYESSTIDGANRFQKMWHVTLPSIRPTITILFILAVSGVLNSNFDQILILRNSLNESASNVIDIYVYQMGLQNARYSYATAVGLLKAIIAFILLLSANKIVKKLNGTSLF from the coding sequence ATGGTAGAGCCTACAAAAAAGGAAAAATACAAAAAAATCAAAAAGACAATCATTTCTCAAAAGTATTTGCAAACGATGGCGCTTCTCGGAGTAGTGTGGATGTTCATCTTCAACTATATCCCGATGTATGGGTTGATCATCGCTTTCAAGGAATACAGCATTATCAAAACGATCTCAGAAGCACCATGGGTAGGATTGATGCAGTTCAAGGAATTCCTGCAGGATGAGAACTTCTGGATTGTCCTGAAAAATACACTGGGAATCAGCTTGATCAAACTAATTATCGGGTTCCCGCTTCCAATCATTTTTGCTCTTTTGCTTAATGAACTTACATCAATGAAGCTAAAGAAAGCGGTTCAAACGATCTCTTACTTGCCACACTTCATTTCATGGGTTGTACTTGGAGGGATTTTGACAACATGGCTGGCAGATATCGGTGTCTTAAATGATATCCTGCTTGGTTTAGGGTTGATCAGCGAACGTACGAATTTCCTTGCTTCACCTGATAACTTCTGGGCGATCGTCATTCTATCGGATATATGGAAAGAACTTGGTTGGTCAGCAATCATTTATCTTGCAGCAATTGCTGGTGTATCACCAGAACTGTACGAGTCATCAACAATTGACGGAGCAAATCGTTTCCAAAAGATGTGGCATGTTACATTGCCATCGATTCGCCCGACAATCACCATTCTTTTCATCCTTGCTGTAAGCGGTGTCTTGAATTCAAACTTCGACCAAATCTTGATTTTGCGTAACTCATTGAATGAAAGCGCAAGTAATGTAATTGACATTTACGTTTATCAAATGGGACTTCAGAATGCCCGCTACTCTTACGCAACAGCAGTCGGTTTATTAAAAGCAATCATTGCCTTTATCCTGCTCCTGTCTGCTAACAAGATTGTGAAGAAACTGAATGGAACATCTTTATTCTAA
- the map gene encoding type I methionyl aminopeptidase, which produces MIAKTEEDFNGLKEIGRIVGLIRDELVQKTIPGITTKELDEIAGAMFEQHGAISAPKGEYNFPGYTCISVNEEVAHGIPGSRVIQEGDIVNIDVSGSKNGYFADTGISFVVGKGDPILTKICETAVEAFEAGLKKAKPGSKKSGLGKAVIATARKNGLTVIKNLTGHGIGRTIHEAPDHIYNYHEPWDDELLKDGMVIAFEPFISTREEEVFQNENDEWTYVTENSFVAQCEHTIILTKNGPIVITR; this is translated from the coding sequence ATGATTGCGAAAACAGAGGAAGATTTTAACGGCTTGAAAGAAATTGGCAGGATTGTCGGCTTGATACGTGATGAATTGGTCCAAAAGACCATACCTGGAATTACCACCAAGGAACTTGATGAAATCGCGGGTGCCATGTTTGAGCAGCATGGTGCGATTTCTGCGCCAAAGGGTGAGTACAATTTTCCAGGGTACACATGCATCAGTGTGAATGAAGAAGTAGCCCATGGAATTCCGGGAAGCCGCGTCATCCAAGAAGGCGATATTGTGAATATCGACGTTTCCGGATCGAAAAATGGATATTTCGCTGATACCGGCATCTCATTTGTCGTTGGCAAAGGGGATCCAATTTTAACGAAGATATGCGAAACAGCCGTCGAGGCGTTTGAAGCAGGTCTGAAAAAGGCGAAACCCGGATCGAAGAAAAGCGGACTAGGTAAAGCAGTTATCGCAACTGCGAGAAAGAACGGCCTGACAGTCATCAAGAATTTGACCGGACACGGGATTGGACGAACAATCCATGAGGCACCCGATCATATCTACAACTATCATGAGCCATGGGATGACGAGCTTTTAAAGGATGGAATGGTCATCGCTTTTGAGCCATTCATCTCAACTCGTGAGGAAGAAGTCTTCCAAAATGAAAACGATGAATGGACATATGTAACAGAAAACAGCTTTGTCGCTCAATGTGAGCATACAATCATCCTTACGAAGAATGGGCCGATTGTCATTACTCGATAG
- a CDS encoding methionine ABC transporter ATP-binding protein has translation MITFEKVEKVYESRGNKVAALNGIDLEIKEGEIFGVIGFSGAGKSSLIRCVNLLERPTSGRVIVDGCDMTSLSVKEVREIKKNIGMVFQHFNLLNSKTVFDNVAMPLILAKLPKDKIKERVYQLLDFVGLADKADNYPDQLSGGQKQRIGIARALATQPKILLCDEATSALDPQTTSSILQLLKKINKEYNITILIITHEMSVIREICDRVAVIEDGRIIEEDTVFSVFSAPKTETARNFISTIMNDSIPDSVYRIIEGNSGLHKVFRINFVGESAGQPLLSQLSKKFDINVNVLFGNITELQGIPFGNLIVEFQGSDKEILRALNFIDQQKVSIKEVTANAS, from the coding sequence ATGATTACGTTTGAGAAAGTGGAAAAAGTTTATGAAAGCCGCGGAAACAAGGTAGCGGCACTGAATGGAATTGATTTGGAAATCAAAGAAGGAGAAATATTCGGAGTCATTGGTTTCAGCGGTGCAGGAAAAAGTTCATTGATCCGCTGCGTAAACCTACTGGAACGGCCAACATCAGGCAGGGTGATTGTGGATGGCTGCGATATGACTTCCCTTTCAGTAAAAGAAGTCAGGGAGATAAAAAAGAATATCGGCATGGTATTCCAGCATTTCAATCTTTTAAACTCGAAAACTGTTTTTGATAATGTTGCGATGCCGCTCATTCTCGCAAAACTTCCAAAAGACAAAATAAAAGAAAGGGTGTATCAGCTCCTCGACTTTGTCGGCCTGGCTGATAAAGCAGACAATTATCCAGACCAGCTTTCAGGCGGCCAGAAGCAGCGTATCGGAATAGCCCGGGCACTGGCAACTCAGCCGAAAATCCTGCTCTGTGACGAAGCGACTTCTGCCCTTGACCCGCAGACAACCAGTTCCATCCTGCAGCTTTTGAAAAAAATCAACAAGGAGTACAACATTACGATTTTAATCATTACCCATGAAATGTCCGTCATCAGGGAAATTTGCGACAGAGTTGCTGTCATCGAGGATGGCAGAATCATCGAAGAAGACACTGTCTTCAGTGTTTTTTCAGCTCCTAAAACAGAAACAGCAAGAAATTTCATCAGCACCATCATGAATGACAGTATTCCTGATTCCGTGTACAGGATTATTGAAGGAAATTCAGGGCTGCATAAGGTATTCCGGATCAACTTTGTCGGTGAGTCAGCCGGTCAGCCGCTTCTTTCTCAGCTTTCTAAGAAATTCGATATCAATGTCAATGTTCTCTTCGGCAATATCACAGAGCTTCAGGGCATTCCATTCGGTAACCTGATTGTCGAGTTCCAGGGCAGTGATAAAGAAATTTTGAGGGCTCTTAATTTTATCGATCAACAAAAAGTAAGCATAAAGGAAGTGACAGCAAATGCTAGTTAA
- a CDS encoding methionine ABC transporter permease, with protein MLVNSEQIIQALIETLQMVAFSLLFSAVLGVPLGIALVVTRKGHLLENAPIFNVLNSVINVFRSVPFIILLVAIIPLTRLIVGTSIGTAAAVVPLVFYAGPYIARLVENSLLEVDPGVIEAAESMGATPWQIVFKFILPEAMSSLILAFTIATVGLIGASAMAGAIGGGGLGDLAITYGYQRFDTQTMFITVGILIVMVQGLQSLGNISAKKIRRR; from the coding sequence ATGCTAGTTAATTCAGAGCAAATCATCCAAGCCTTAATTGAAACACTGCAAATGGTTGCATTCTCTCTCCTGTTTTCGGCAGTTCTGGGGGTGCCACTGGGAATTGCGCTTGTGGTCACACGGAAAGGCCATTTACTAGAAAACGCACCTATTTTCAATGTACTCAACAGCGTCATCAACGTCTTCCGCTCTGTGCCATTCATCATCCTGCTGGTTGCCATCATCCCGCTGACCCGGTTGATTGTTGGCACGTCGATTGGTACAGCCGCAGCTGTCGTCCCGCTCGTCTTCTATGCAGGTCCGTATATTGCCAGATTGGTAGAGAATTCCCTGCTCGAAGTGGATCCTGGCGTGATTGAGGCAGCCGAATCAATGGGAGCCACGCCCTGGCAGATTGTTTTCAAATTCATTCTTCCCGAAGCGATGAGCTCGCTGATCCTCGCATTTACGATTGCGACTGTTGGATTGATCGGTGCATCAGCAATGGCCGGGGCAATCGGCGGCGGCGGACTGGGCGACCTGGCGATTACATATGGCTACCAGCGATTTGATACCCAGACGATGTTCATCACAGTCGGCATCTTGATTGTAATGGTTCAGGGGCTTCAATCCCTTGGAAATATATCAGCTAAAAAAATCAGAAGAAGATAA
- a CDS encoding MetQ/NlpA family ABC transporter substrate-binding protein: MKKLLLALIVLSLAVISSACSSSSSSAKGGETVKVKLGVSGTDHRVWDFVAKKAEKEGIEVEIVTFSDYVQPNLALAEGELDANSFQTVSYFDAFIKEHNLDLVPIATTQIAPMGIYSDKYKDVKDIPEGGKIALANEATNMGRGLLLLQEAGLIKLEDGFDGIGSLDKIVENPKNLELVTLVAGQTPRVMPDVAASIINNGIAVDAGLTPKKDAIFLESATATPYINIIAVREEDKDNETLKRLAELYQQDDTKEFIEKEYKGNTLPTFVPLSEIGW; the protein is encoded by the coding sequence ATGAAAAAACTTTTATTAGCTTTGATTGTACTTAGTCTAGCAGTAATCAGCAGCGCATGCTCCAGCTCTTCATCATCAGCGAAAGGCGGAGAAACCGTCAAAGTGAAACTTGGAGTCAGCGGCACCGATCACCGAGTATGGGATTTTGTCGCCAAAAAGGCAGAAAAAGAAGGAATTGAAGTCGAAATCGTCACTTTCTCTGATTATGTCCAGCCAAACCTGGCCCTTGCAGAAGGTGAATTGGATGCAAACTCATTCCAGACCGTTTCCTATTTTGACGCTTTTATCAAGGAACATAATCTTGACCTTGTACCAATCGCAACGACACAGATTGCACCAATGGGTATTTATTCAGATAAATATAAAGACGTAAAAGACATCCCTGAAGGCGGGAAGATTGCCCTTGCAAATGAAGCTACGAACATGGGAAGAGGACTTCTTTTACTTCAGGAAGCTGGGTTGATCAAGCTTGAGGACGGCTTCGATGGCATTGGCTCCCTCGATAAAATCGTTGAAAATCCGAAGAATCTTGAACTTGTTACGCTTGTTGCCGGCCAGACTCCAAGGGTAATGCCAGATGTAGCAGCATCCATCATCAACAACGGAATCGCAGTCGATGCAGGACTTACACCAAAGAAGGATGCGATCTTTCTTGAGAGTGCAACGGCCACTCCATATATCAACATCATTGCAGTCCGCGAAGAAGATAAAGACAATGAAACTTTGAAAAGATTGGCTGAACTCTACCAACAGGATGACACAAAGGAGTTCATCGAGAAAGAGTACAAAGGAAATACACTACCTACATTTGTTCCGCTTAGCGAGATTGGGTGGTAG
- a CDS encoding M20 family metallopeptidase, producing MTTPIKTLQELKEIITGNVELNKELYLSASHDIHERPEIGNEEFFASARLIKILEDEGFEVEKAVAGHETAFVARKKSEKDGPSIAFLAEYDALPGLGHACGHNIIGTTSVAAAIALSKVLDETGGEAVVFGTPAEEGGPNGSAKGSFVKHGLVEGIHAALMLHPSGQTRLTTSSLAVDPLDFEFIGKPAHAAASPHEGINALDAVIQLFNGINALRQQLTDDVRIHGIITHGGDAPNIIPEYAKARFFIRAATRSGLNEVTRRVKAIAEGAALATGAELNVIAFQNEVDNLLLNDRYNEVFKNVIEDLGETVATDERDGIGSTDAGNISQVVPTIHPYIKIGPDNLVAHTVPFREAAASQQGDEALLKGAKALALTAFQLITDQELLKDIKAEFEIRKAAENN from the coding sequence ATGACAACACCAATAAAAACACTTCAGGAGTTAAAGGAAATTATTACAGGTAACGTTGAGCTTAATAAGGAGCTTTACTTATCGGCCAGTCATGATATCCATGAAAGACCGGAGATCGGTAATGAAGAATTTTTCGCCTCTGCACGGCTTATCAAGATTTTAGAGGATGAGGGTTTTGAAGTAGAAAAGGCCGTAGCGGGACATGAAACCGCCTTTGTTGCACGGAAAAAATCTGAAAAAGATGGACCATCTATCGCCTTTCTGGCAGAATATGATGCTCTTCCGGGGTTAGGCCATGCTTGCGGCCATAATATCATTGGCACGACAAGTGTTGCCGCAGCGATCGCACTAAGCAAAGTGCTCGATGAGACTGGCGGTGAAGCAGTCGTTTTTGGAACGCCTGCCGAGGAGGGCGGCCCAAACGGAAGCGCTAAAGGAAGTTTTGTAAAGCATGGCCTAGTTGAGGGAATTCATGCGGCATTGATGCTGCACCCTTCCGGACAAACAAGGTTGACTACGTCTTCCCTTGCTGTTGATCCACTTGACTTTGAATTTATCGGCAAACCAGCCCATGCGGCCGCATCGCCTCATGAAGGTATCAATGCATTGGATGCGGTGATTCAGCTTTTCAATGGCATCAATGCATTGAGACAGCAGTTGACTGATGACGTACGAATCCATGGAATCATCACTCATGGAGGTGATGCACCAAACATCATTCCTGAATACGCAAAAGCACGATTCTTCATACGGGCTGCAACACGGAGCGGATTAAATGAAGTGACCCGCCGCGTCAAAGCAATTGCAGAGGGTGCAGCCCTGGCAACTGGTGCTGAGCTGAATGTTATTGCCTTCCAAAATGAAGTTGATAATCTTCTATTAAATGATCGATATAATGAGGTTTTTAAAAATGTTATCGAAGACCTTGGGGAGACAGTTGCAACTGATGAAAGGGACGGAATTGGCTCAACCGATGCCGGCAATATCAGCCAGGTGGTGCCAACCATCCACCCTTATATCAAAATTGGACCGGATAATCTTGTTGCCCACACTGTTCCATTCCGGGAAGCAGCCGCTTCTCAGCAGGGAGATGAAGCCTTGCTTAAAGGAGCTAAAGCACTCGCTTTGACAGCTTTTCAATTAATCACAGACCAGGAGTTATTAAAAGATATAAAAGCAGAATTCGAGATTAGAAAAGCTGCGGAAAATAATTAG